The following proteins are encoded in a genomic region of Opitutus sp.:
- a CDS encoding SWIM zinc finger family protein: MAWYSSRSRSYSGFAPYVPVAQRRAQAEKAAAKAAKNGSGWSPVVITGKKIATTFWGKAWCDHLESYSDYENRLPRGRTYVRNGSVVDLQITAGLITARVQGSSLYEESIKIKPLAPARWVAIKAACAGKITSLVGLLQGRLPDEVLRVITDRASGLFPAPNEIELDCSCPDSASLCKHLAAVLYGVGARLDSRPELLFLLRGVDHQELVAEALSAVSRSSVLASDSATASLADADLADVFGIDIGGAAAPVISTVPAVLARVTPLKPVKATAPALPALKVRAKGRQVAKSAPVVKPAQNVAKPEPKGTKPTKSAAKVGVKSAKRVPKVTVKPVRVSPRKESAVVKSAAAVAKAVAQIDALLTGKPKAKAAKKVAK; encoded by the coding sequence ATGGCCTGGTATTCCTCCCGTTCGCGCAGTTATTCCGGTTTCGCTCCTTATGTGCCGGTCGCTCAACGCCGCGCTCAGGCGGAAAAGGCCGCCGCCAAGGCCGCCAAAAACGGCTCCGGTTGGAGCCCTGTCGTTATCACGGGTAAAAAAATCGCCACCACCTTCTGGGGTAAGGCGTGGTGCGACCATTTGGAATCCTACAGCGATTACGAAAACCGTCTGCCCCGTGGCCGCACCTACGTGCGCAACGGCTCCGTGGTGGACCTGCAAATTACTGCCGGCCTCATCACCGCGCGCGTGCAAGGCTCCTCGCTTTATGAGGAAAGCATTAAAATCAAACCGCTCGCTCCCGCGCGCTGGGTGGCGATCAAGGCGGCCTGCGCGGGTAAAATCACTTCGCTTGTCGGGTTGCTCCAAGGCCGCCTGCCCGACGAGGTGTTGCGGGTAATCACCGACCGGGCCAGCGGATTGTTTCCGGCCCCGAACGAGATTGAGTTGGACTGTTCGTGCCCTGATTCGGCGAGCCTGTGCAAGCACCTGGCCGCCGTGCTTTATGGCGTGGGTGCACGGCTGGATTCGCGCCCGGAGTTATTGTTTTTACTACGCGGAGTGGACCATCAGGAACTCGTTGCCGAGGCGCTTAGCGCGGTGTCGCGGAGCTCGGTCCTCGCCTCAGACTCGGCCACCGCCTCTTTGGCAGACGCGGATTTGGCGGATGTGTTTGGCATCGATATTGGCGGTGCGGCAGCACCTGTTATATCGACAGTGCCTGCGGTGTTGGCGCGGGTGACGCCGCTTAAACCGGTGAAGGCGACCGCGCCGGCGTTGCCCGCCTTAAAGGTCCGCGCCAAGGGGCGTCAGGTGGCGAAGTCCGCCCCAGTGGTGAAGCCCGCGCAGAATGTTGCGAAGCCTGAGCCGAAGGGGACGAAGCCAACGAAGTCGGCCGCGAAAGTTGGTGTTAAGTCCGCCAAGCGGGTGCCGAAGGTTACGGTGAAGCCCGTGCGGGTCAGTCCGCGTAAGGAATCGGCAGTCGTTAAGTCCGCCGCGGCAGTCGCGAAGGCGGTGGCGCAGATTGACGCATTGCTCACAGGTAAACCGAAGGCAAAGGCAGCGAAGAAGGTCGCGAAGTAG
- a CDS encoding cation:proton antiporter: MDGTFFIQDLAIVLLAAGLAGAVCKRLGLSVIVGFLAAGIIIGPHSPPFSLVTDVERIQTLSQVGLVFLMFSIGLGLSLTKLARLGLPTLAGTALGAFAMLHLTQLLGALAGWSPLHSLFVASMLMVSSSAVIAKTVSDLKLTHEGAAQRALGISVMEDVVAIVMLTLLASQVQIGDHGHTPHLGIQLATLSAFVVLLVGVGLFFIPRILRRLEARADPELQTIIVAGVLFMLSILAVKAGYSLALGAFLLGAIIAEMPQKIAVEKAFLGLRDLFSSVFFVSIGMLIEPALLLQSRAWILGLFAFVLIARPLCTTVAMVLTGTAPAEARRAGLLLTPIGEFSFIIAQLGVSSGVLPHTYYPIAVGTSILTVLTTPLINRHADAIVHFSHRLEPRWLTRTLDAYHGWIQQLQNRKNTPLAWRLVRTRLLQITVEILLATGLIIFSSPLLAAIKTTFTEDHVQDTVLASGFWAVVGLLMLIMLVALWRNVTAVAMILAEGLSAGTRLPPRVLFNSLRTLALLALGYWLYAILPVGALPGWGWALVALIAVAVVAVSSSRLIYWHSTWQSSVHDVFIPDTPTPANLRASARVALDQGLVSWDLHLDDCIVPDDAAYAGQDLAHLAITTRFGCSVIELERNGYVITRTGPELRVYPGDKLLLLGKAANLATARSYIEGEKRTASEGADAFNGSVLQTHALPAGPHAGKSLATLQIARITGVRVVGIQRGHTQIINPSGDQRLDAGDNLLVVGTLTELRAFRRWLRGGTETLSPFAMRPSTAADSAS; this comes from the coding sequence ATGGACGGCACTTTTTTCATTCAAGACCTCGCCATCGTGCTGCTAGCGGCCGGCCTCGCCGGTGCCGTGTGCAAACGCCTCGGCCTGTCCGTCATCGTCGGCTTCCTCGCCGCCGGAATCATCATCGGCCCCCATTCGCCGCCGTTCTCTTTGGTGACCGACGTCGAACGCATCCAAACGCTCTCTCAGGTCGGCTTGGTTTTCCTGATGTTTTCCATCGGCCTGGGACTCAGCTTGACGAAGCTCGCGCGGCTCGGCCTGCCCACTTTGGCGGGCACCGCGCTGGGCGCCTTTGCCATGCTGCACCTCACCCAGCTCCTGGGAGCCTTGGCCGGCTGGTCGCCGCTGCACAGCCTGTTTGTCGCCAGCATGCTCATGGTCTCCAGCTCGGCCGTCATCGCGAAAACCGTCAGCGACCTCAAACTCACCCACGAAGGGGCCGCCCAACGCGCACTCGGCATCTCGGTGATGGAGGACGTCGTCGCGATCGTCATGCTCACCCTGCTTGCCAGCCAGGTTCAGATCGGCGACCACGGACACACGCCCCACCTGGGCATTCAACTCGCCACCCTGAGCGCCTTCGTAGTCCTGCTGGTGGGCGTCGGGCTGTTTTTCATCCCACGAATTTTGCGCCGGCTGGAGGCCCGCGCCGACCCCGAGTTACAGACGATCATCGTCGCCGGCGTGTTGTTCATGCTCTCGATCCTTGCCGTGAAAGCCGGCTACTCGCTGGCCCTGGGGGCATTCCTACTCGGCGCGATCATCGCTGAAATGCCGCAGAAAATCGCCGTGGAAAAAGCCTTCCTCGGTCTGCGCGACCTGTTCAGCAGCGTGTTCTTTGTCTCCATCGGCATGTTGATCGAACCCGCCCTGTTGCTCCAATCCAGGGCGTGGATCCTCGGCCTGTTTGCCTTCGTGCTGATCGCCCGTCCGCTCTGCACGACGGTGGCCATGGTGTTGACCGGCACGGCCCCCGCCGAAGCCCGTCGCGCCGGCTTACTGCTGACCCCCATCGGCGAATTCTCCTTCATCATCGCCCAGCTCGGCGTAAGCAGCGGCGTGCTCCCGCATACTTATTACCCGATCGCCGTCGGCACCTCGATTTTAACGGTGTTAACCACCCCGTTGATCAACCGCCACGCCGACGCGATCGTGCACTTTTCGCACCGCCTCGAACCCCGCTGGCTGACCCGCACGCTGGACGCCTACCACGGCTGGATTCAACAGCTGCAAAACCGCAAAAACACCCCGCTGGCGTGGCGGCTGGTGCGCACCCGCCTGCTGCAAATCACCGTGGAAATCCTGCTCGCCACCGGCCTGATTATTTTTTCCAGCCCGCTGCTCGCCGCCATCAAAACCACCTTCACCGAAGACCACGTCCAGGACACCGTGCTCGCCTCCGGTTTCTGGGCGGTAGTCGGACTGCTGATGCTCATCATGCTGGTCGCGCTGTGGCGCAACGTCACCGCCGTGGCTATGATCCTTGCCGAGGGCCTATCCGCCGGCACTCGCTTACCGCCCCGTGTCCTTTTTAACAGTCTGCGTACCCTCGCCCTGCTCGCGCTCGGCTACTGGCTCTACGCCATCCTGCCCGTAGGCGCCCTGCCCGGCTGGGGTTGGGCCTTGGTCGCCTTGATCGCCGTCGCGGTGGTCGCCGTGAGTTCCAGCCGCCTGATCTACTGGCACAGCACGTGGCAATCGTCCGTCCACGATGTTTTCATTCCCGACACCCCTACCCCGGCCAACCTCCGCGCCTCTGCCCGTGTTGCCCTCGACCAAGGACTGGTATCTTGGGACCTCCACCTTGACGACTGCATCGTGCCCGATGACGCGGCCTACGCCGGCCAAGACCTCGCCCACCTCGCTATCACGACCCGCTTCGGCTGCTCGGTAATCGAGCTGGAGCGCAACGGCTACGTCATCACCCGCACCGGCCCCGAGCTGCGCGTGTACCCCGGCGACAAGCTCCTCCTGCTCGGCAAAGCCGCCAACCTTGCCACCGCGCGCTCCTACATCGAGGGGGAAAAAAGAACTGCGTCGGAAGGTGCCGACGCCTTCAACGGCTCCGTCCTCCAGACCCACGCCCTTCCAGCGGGCCCACACGCCGGCAAGTCGCTCGCAACCCTGCAAATCGCCCGCATCACCGGCGTGCGCGTGGTCGGTATCCAGCGCGGCCACACACAAATCATCAACCCTTCCGGCGACCAACGCCTGGACGCCGGCGACAACCTGCTGGTGGTCGGCACCCTCACCGAACTGCGCGCTTTCCGCCGCTGGCTGCGCGGCGGCACCGAGACCCTGTCGCCCTTTGCGATGCGCCCTTCAACAGCCGCTGACTCCGCTTCATGA
- the tal gene encoding transaldolase, which yields MSNQLDQLKQFTVVVADTGDFASMKEFAPRDATTNPSLILKAAAMPAYASLMDQAIKAAGATASLSDVIDRLLVVFGLEILKIVPGRVSSEVDARLSFDTAATVAKAREIMALYEKAGIGRDRVLIKIASTWEGIKAAEQLEKEGIHCNLTLLFSFAQAVACAEAKITLISPFVGRILDWHKAKNPAGNFAGAADPGVISVSQIYTYYKKFGYKTEVMGASFRNTGEIVELAGCDLLTIAPTLLAELKASNEPLVRKLDPAAAAKADLKQVSFNEAGFRFAMNDDALATEKTAEGIRQFSVDIVKLEQLIAQKRG from the coding sequence ATGTCCAACCAACTCGACCAGCTGAAGCAGTTCACCGTCGTCGTCGCCGATACTGGCGACTTCGCCTCCATGAAGGAGTTCGCTCCCCGCGATGCCACGACCAACCCGTCGCTCATCCTTAAGGCCGCCGCGATGCCCGCCTACGCCTCGCTCATGGATCAGGCCATCAAGGCCGCTGGCGCCACCGCATCCTTGTCCGACGTCATCGACCGCCTGCTGGTCGTCTTCGGTCTGGAGATTTTAAAAATCGTCCCCGGCCGCGTCTCCTCCGAGGTCGACGCCCGCCTGTCCTTCGACACCGCCGCCACCGTCGCCAAGGCCCGCGAGATCATGGCCCTCTACGAAAAAGCCGGCATCGGTCGCGACCGCGTGCTGATCAAGATCGCCTCCACCTGGGAGGGCATCAAGGCAGCTGAGCAGCTCGAAAAGGAAGGTATCCACTGTAACCTTACCCTGCTGTTTTCCTTCGCCCAGGCCGTCGCCTGCGCCGAGGCGAAGATCACCCTCATCTCGCCGTTCGTTGGCCGCATCCTCGACTGGCACAAGGCCAAGAACCCCGCTGGCAACTTCGCCGGCGCTGCCGATCCCGGCGTGATTTCCGTCAGCCAGATCTACACCTACTACAAAAAGTTCGGCTACAAGACCGAGGTCATGGGCGCGTCCTTCCGTAACACCGGCGAGATCGTCGAGCTGGCCGGTTGCGACCTGCTCACCATTGCCCCGACGCTGCTGGCCGAGCTGAAGGCGTCCAACGAGCCGTTGGTTCGCAAGCTCGACCCGGCCGCCGCCGCCAAGGCCGACCTGAAGCAGGTTTCGTTTAACGAAGCCGGCTTCCGTTTCGCCATGAACGACGACGCCCTGGCCACCGAAAAGACCGCCGAAGGCATCCGCCAGTTCTCGGTCGACATCGTGAAGCTCGAGCAGCTCATCGCCCAAAAGCGCGGTTAA
- a CDS encoding family 20 glycosylhydrolase, with product MIRAFQWDLARQVERLDHLLALLPRYADWGYTRLYLHLEDAVDYPSLPGLARADAYTWAELETLVAAAASHGIQTVPIANLLGHTQYVIKHPDWRDLNELRDPATGEALPTGQICPLHPRTADLVSRLFGDLAPLCTAGEIHAGLDESFHLGKHPLSRAEVAEVGLAAHFARHVTRLHASATRLGLRLGLWADMLALLPEAIPLLPAHAGLAAYDWYYHPFGRHPRMELYNFAEYDLAPALAAAGIAYWACPMNGAFRHESAPVWTDRLQNLAAWNRRAQDTGAAGYLVTSWEPHRLAFPTTSLMDAAAATLWLDPSTPDDPASLLAAGLRRYEPVLGAVAARSLARRILATDAQAFVGNSRWEINNGWAPVASRRDSPLPFARASRRLSRLATTPELTEQDGLKFPLQFLAATARFLAYLAEREAFVRICVAHIHRLRRLVNSEAADDSAAMHETLRLADEQAARFADSLSHAREDARLLWTTSRSADTFASSPNARLLAVDEAQLLALRAWFDACGGQLAHVFRASPVCGRWTLRFILHHFAPAHQKVVIEQQSPDGTWRELHSRVLIEFRGQSAQVNTPKLRFEFACPVENPDAPLRIASRCLGEFAVSHIELTDGVDTRRMRKPEIIHGRDARATPEHQSHGRDAHATPGHQSPGRDARATPERHRLGQPAPTSGWPKIDWLTNTGELPLNFG from the coding sequence ATGATTCGCGCTTTTCAATGGGACCTCGCCCGCCAGGTCGAGCGCCTCGATCACCTGCTCGCCCTCCTGCCCCGCTACGCCGACTGGGGTTATACGCGCTTGTATCTGCATCTTGAAGACGCCGTGGATTACCCGTCCCTGCCCGGCCTGGCCCGTGCCGACGCCTACACCTGGGCGGAGCTGGAAACACTCGTCGCAGCCGCAGCCTCCCACGGCATCCAAACCGTGCCCATCGCCAACCTCCTCGGGCACACCCAGTACGTGATCAAACACCCGGACTGGCGCGACCTCAACGAGCTGCGCGATCCGGCCACCGGCGAAGCGCTGCCAACGGGACAAATCTGCCCGCTGCACCCGCGCACGGCCGATTTGGTGTCGCGACTTTTTGGCGACCTCGCACCTCTCTGTACCGCCGGCGAAATCCACGCCGGGCTCGACGAAAGTTTTCATCTGGGCAAACACCCGCTCTCCCGCGCCGAGGTGGCCGAGGTCGGGCTGGCGGCACACTTCGCCCGCCACGTCACCCGGCTGCACGCCTCAGCCACCCGCCTCGGCCTGCGCCTCGGCCTGTGGGCAGACATGCTGGCATTGCTCCCCGAGGCCATTCCGCTGCTGCCGGCGCACGCAGGACTAGCCGCCTACGACTGGTATTACCACCCGTTCGGCCGCCACCCGCGCATGGAGTTGTATAATTTTGCCGAGTACGACCTCGCCCCCGCACTCGCGGCGGCCGGCATCGCCTACTGGGCCTGCCCGATGAACGGTGCCTTCCGCCACGAGTCCGCGCCGGTGTGGACCGACCGCCTGCAAAACCTCGCCGCCTGGAACCGCCGCGCACAGGACACGGGAGCGGCCGGTTATTTGGTGACCAGTTGGGAGCCGCACCGACTGGCCTTTCCCACGACGTCGCTCATGGACGCGGCTGCCGCCACGCTCTGGCTCGACCCGAGCACCCCTGACGACCCCGCCAGCCTGCTCGCCGCCGGCCTGCGGCGCTACGAACCGGTGCTCGGGGCTGTCGCGGCCCGTAGCCTCGCCCGCCGTATTCTAGCCACTGACGCGCAGGCGTTTGTGGGCAACTCGCGCTGGGAAATTAACAACGGCTGGGCCCCAGTCGCGTCCCGTCGCGACAGTCCCCTGCCCTTCGCCCGCGCCTCACGCCGCCTCTCCCGCCTAGCCACTACGCCCGAGTTAACCGAACAGGACGGCCTCAAATTCCCGCTCCAATTCCTCGCTGCCACCGCCCGCTTCCTCGCCTACCTCGCCGAGCGCGAGGCATTTGTCCGCATCTGCGTGGCTCATATCCACCGCCTGCGCCGCCTGGTCAACAGTGAGGCCGCGGACGACTCCGCTGCGATGCACGAAACACTCCGGCTGGCAGACGAGCAGGCCGCCCGCTTCGCCGACTCGCTCAGCCACGCCCGCGAGGACGCCCGCCTGCTCTGGACGACTTCGCGCTCCGCCGACACCTTTGCCTCCTCGCCCAACGCCCGCCTGCTGGCTGTCGACGAGGCCCAACTGCTCGCGCTGCGCGCATGGTTCGACGCCTGCGGTGGACAACTCGCCCACGTCTTTCGCGCCTCGCCGGTGTGCGGCCGCTGGACGCTACGGTTCATCCTCCACCACTTCGCTCCGGCCCACCAAAAAGTGGTGATCGAACAACAGTCGCCCGACGGCACCTGGCGGGAGTTACACAGCCGGGTGTTGATCGAATTCCGCGGCCAGTCGGCGCAGGTGAACACGCCGAAACTTCGCTTCGAATTCGCCTGCCCGGTGGAAAACCCCGACGCCCCGCTACGCATCGCTTCGCGGTGCTTGGGGGAATTTGCAGTGAGCCACATCGAGTTGACCGACGGGGTGGACACGCGGCGGATGCGGAAACCGGAGATAATCCATGGGCGAGACGCCCGTGCCACACCGGAGCATCAATCCCATGGGCGAGACGCCCATGCCACGCCGGGGCATCAATCCCCTGGGCGAGACGCCCGTGCCACACCGGAGCGCCACCGGCTCGGCCAACCCGCGCCGACCTCAGGATGGCCCAAAATCGATTGGTTGACTAACACCGGCGAGCTGCCGCTGAACTTCGGCTAA
- a CDS encoding polynucleotide adenylyltransferase — MELPPELRPVLDALRRVARPRLAGGCVRDALLGLSPKDFDVEVQGITFDALQSVLAPFGATDVVGRSFGVIKLRLKGAEYDFSLPRRESKTGSGHRGFAVTPDPLLSDADAAARRDFTINSLTCDPFTGEIFDPHGGQRDLRDRVLRHTSPAFAEDPLRVLRAFQFAARFNLTLAPETAALCRSIADTYRELPVERVWGEWDKWATQATCPSRGLAVLEETGWLVHFPEIATLRGCPQDPEWHPEGDVLTHTAHCCDALVKQPDWVNSPPARRRILLLAVLAHDFGKPATTAQSEVRGRLRWRSLGHESAGGPLADTFLRRIGAPHAVLDAVRPLVVLHLAHHHGSGEFSDSHIRRLARKLHPATIDDLCAVMIADSLGRPPLSGTESLPLIETLRKRAHELNLRQNPPRPILLGRHLIHLGHTPGPQFSAILHAGFEAQLDGDFTDAEGALIWLRNYLQKIPHPES, encoded by the coding sequence ATGGAACTCCCCCCTGAGCTGCGCCCCGTGCTGGACGCCCTGCGCCGCGTGGCCCGCCCCCGGCTCGCCGGTGGCTGCGTGCGCGACGCCCTCCTTGGGCTGAGCCCCAAGGACTTCGATGTCGAGGTGCAGGGCATCACCTTCGACGCGCTGCAAAGCGTCCTCGCCCCCTTCGGCGCCACCGACGTGGTGGGCCGCAGTTTTGGGGTAATTAAACTCCGGCTCAAAGGAGCCGAATACGACTTCAGCCTGCCCCGGCGCGAATCTAAAACCGGCTCCGGCCACCGCGGTTTCGCCGTCACCCCCGACCCGCTGCTCAGCGACGCCGATGCTGCAGCCCGGCGCGATTTCACGATCAACTCGCTTACCTGCGACCCGTTTACTGGCGAAATTTTCGACCCGCATGGCGGTCAACGCGACCTGCGCGACCGCGTTCTGCGCCACACCAGCCCCGCCTTCGCCGAGGACCCGCTGCGGGTGCTGCGCGCCTTCCAATTCGCCGCCCGCTTCAACCTCACCCTCGCGCCCGAGACCGCCGCGCTCTGTCGCAGCATTGCCGATACCTACCGCGAACTCCCGGTGGAGCGCGTGTGGGGCGAATGGGACAAATGGGCAACGCAGGCCACCTGCCCCTCCCGCGGCCTCGCGGTGCTGGAGGAAACCGGCTGGCTGGTGCATTTCCCCGAAATCGCCACCCTGCGTGGCTGCCCCCAGGATCCCGAATGGCACCCGGAAGGCGACGTGCTCACCCACACCGCGCATTGCTGCGACGCCCTGGTGAAACAGCCCGACTGGGTTAACTCCCCGCCAGCGCGCCGCCGCATTTTACTTTTGGCGGTGCTCGCCCACGATTTCGGCAAACCCGCCACCACCGCCCAGTCCGAGGTGCGCGGACGCCTGCGCTGGCGCAGCCTCGGCCACGAGTCCGCCGGCGGGCCGCTCGCGGACACCTTTCTGCGCCGCATTGGCGCGCCCCACGCGGTTCTGGATGCCGTGCGACCGCTGGTGGTCTTGCACCTGGCCCACCACCACGGCAGCGGCGAATTCAGCGACAGCCACATCCGTCGCCTCGCCCGCAAACTTCACCCCGCCACCATCGACGACCTGTGCGCAGTCATGATCGCCGATTCGCTGGGCCGCCCGCCGCTCAGTGGAACCGAAAGCCTGCCGCTGATCGAAACCCTGCGCAAACGCGCCCACGAACTGAATCTCCGCCAAAACCCGCCCCGCCCCATTCTGCTGGGCCGACACCTGATCCACCTCGGTCACACCCCCGGGCCGCAGTTTTCAGCCATTTTGCACGCCGGCTTCGAGGCCCAGCTCGACGGGGATTTTACCGATGCAGAAGGCGCGCTCATCTGGTTGAGAAACTATTTGCAGAAAATCCCTCATCCCGAGTCGTGA
- a CDS encoding DUF423 domain-containing protein — protein sequence MRFLVVMTALVGAAAILTGAFGAHALKSNLLAWGTLATWQTAVHYHLMHAAALLAACLYASGNAPAAARRWLLRACSCWGLGIALFSGSLYWLAVGGPHWLGPVTPFGGLLLIAGWLCVIGAAPTRPASDTSA from the coding sequence ATGCGTTTCCTCGTCGTTATGACCGCTCTCGTCGGTGCCGCCGCAATACTCACCGGAGCGTTCGGCGCGCACGCCCTAAAAAGCAACCTGCTCGCCTGGGGCACCTTGGCCACGTGGCAAACTGCGGTGCATTACCACTTGATGCACGCCGCGGCCTTGCTCGCCGCCTGCCTCTATGCCAGTGGCAACGCGCCCGCTGCTGCCCGCCGCTGGCTGTTGCGCGCCTGCTCCTGCTGGGGCCTCGGCATCGCCCTGTTTTCGGGCTCACTGTACTGGCTGGCGGTAGGCGGCCCCCACTGGCTGGGCCCCGTGACTCCCTTCGGCGGCCTGTTGCTCATTGCCGGCTGGCTCTGCGTGATCGGCGCCGCCCCCACGCGCCCCGCCTCCGATACGTCTGCCTAA